From Myxosarcina sp. GI1, a single genomic window includes:
- a CDS encoding M23 family metallopeptidase, protein MTIKFRIESLFVLLGIMLTICLHLVGQIAVYGQGEESHEEHYYVSSQEIPTFTVEQNGLTAEYPDWSQITFSSLGNTPSGGEFNSNLSLDRALGYSLSRSWSEGDNPAQFMKLGDFENSSLGNLTLEHVLGNSMTEIDTVPLSAFRLIEKQTISDLVEAIPQLQAFKVREVEPILELVGSSYANVEIAMLKNMGLGDLSFDNLDLEEFSIDSIPELTSTSLSNFKKWRDSYLEEVPGLWDLPLNYVFEEELGSNSTQTTTYTDSETNVEVTVTPGLIGIVDIAYGAAESRRENTISGSDVEGFNVPCDRECAYVELADWSYGKQWISGKYQDVRGGHGILGAYNGGREPTGRLPFGNQFKVVVWDVDESEGRVDMVLFLRICMGWLGCTPYAIGPIPFLTYHEKDTMFVGLIDPIDVEVNHASISTPVPVSPTESTTLPAIEGVDLINPLAGAIVTSEYGYRNTGIPNASTFHAGIDLAYSSGDSRYPGQIVAAGDGIITYAGRDNSGCGSLILIEHPSGLRTGYCHMSEIYVRAQDFVVAGQVIGLVGAEGVGSGPHLHFMTYENNRKVNPRKYIIF, encoded by the coding sequence ATGACTATCAAATTTCGGATCGAGTCTCTATTCGTATTATTGGGGATTATGCTAACAATTTGTCTTCATCTTGTCGGTCAAATTGCTGTCTACGGTCAAGGAGAAGAAAGTCATGAAGAACATTACTATGTTTCCTCTCAAGAAATTCCTACTTTTACCGTAGAGCAAAATGGGCTTACGGCAGAATATCCAGATTGGAGTCAGATTACCTTTTCAAGCTTGGGAAATACTCCTAGTGGGGGTGAATTTAATTCCAATCTTTCACTAGATAGGGCTTTGGGGTATTCTCTGTCTCGTAGCTGGAGTGAAGGGGATAACCCCGCTCAGTTTATGAAACTCGGCGATTTTGAAAATTCTTCTCTAGGCAATCTAACTTTAGAACATGTGCTGGGCAATAGCATGACGGAGATAGATACGGTTCCTCTATCTGCTTTTAGACTAATTGAAAAACAAACTATTTCCGATTTGGTCGAAGCCATTCCCCAACTACAAGCTTTCAAGGTTAGAGAAGTAGAACCGATTTTGGAACTAGTTGGTTCTAGCTATGCCAATGTCGAAATTGCGATGCTAAAGAATATGGGATTGGGAGATCTTAGCTTTGATAATTTAGATTTGGAAGAGTTTTCAATCGATAGTATTCCCGAACTAACTAGTACCTCTCTATCCAATTTTAAAAAATGGCGCGATAGCTATTTAGAAGAAGTGCCTGGATTATGGGACTTACCCTTGAACTATGTATTTGAAGAAGAATTAGGAAGTAACTCAACGCAAACGACAACTTATACCGACAGTGAAACTAATGTCGAAGTAACCGTAACTCCAGGTCTAATCGGTATTGTCGATATTGCCTACGGTGCTGCTGAAAGCAGACGAGAAAATACTATTTCTGGCAGCGATGTAGAGGGATTTAACGTTCCCTGCGATCGCGAATGCGCTTATGTAGAATTAGCCGATTGGAGCTATGGCAAGCAGTGGATTAGCGGCAAGTATCAAGATGTTCGCGGCGGACATGGCATATTGGGTGCTTACAACGGCGGTAGAGAACCCACAGGTCGCCTACCTTTCGGGAATCAGTTTAAAGTTGTTGTTTGGGACGTTGACGAGTCTGAAGGTCGAGTAGATATGGTTTTGTTCTTACGAATTTGTATGGGTTGGTTGGGGTGTACGCCTTATGCTATTGGTCCGATTCCCTTTCTTACCTACCACGAAAAAGATACGATGTTTGTTGGCTTAATCGATCCTATTGATGTAGAGGTAAATCATGCCTCTATATCGACTCCAGTTCCCGTTTCTCCAACCGAGTCAACAACTTTACCTGCCATAGAAGGTGTTGACTTGATTAATCCACTAGCAGGAGCAATCGTTACTAGCGAATATGGCTACCGCAATACTGGTATTCCCAACGCCTCTACTTTTCACGCTGGCATCGACCTTGCTTATTCGTCGGGCGATTCGCGCTATCCAGGTCAAATTGTTGCTGCTGGCGATGGAATTATTACTTATGCAGGTAGGGATAATTCTGGCTGCGGCAGTTTGATTCTAATCGAACATCCTAGCGGCTTGAGAACTGGTTACTGTCACATGAGCGAAATTTACGTTCGAGCGCAGGATTTTGTCGTAGCGGGTCAGGTTATTGGATTGGTCGGTGCTGAAGGTGTTGGTTCTGGTCCTCATTTGCACTTTATGACCTATGAAAACAATCGCAAAGTCAATCCCCGTAAATACATTATTTTTTGA
- a CDS encoding tyrosine-type recombinase/integrase yields the protein MAIRRLNGTKFNERERNSLATVSTLPTVKAMVDCFDRYLNLTIADGHASIDTIKTYRNRVHQFLSWCKERELYPALITQENIKEYRKHLVDSEKTSPTIRLSLLAIKHFYTACLAEKLVKDNPVFGVKAPREKREIGSTINYLSLEELQRLIDNILPTYKIRGDKTKQVQVLRDRILLACMALQGCRSIEMFRANLGDISESYGQHYLKLDGKNSIRTVVLRPDLAREIVQYRQTRKLAKEKLSLASPLFISLSNRRYAQRLSRSGIGHIVDGYLEKCGLKHSDLERNLSPHSLRHTAGTLSLQNGSSLREVQDFLGHSDPKTTAIYTHVLENSENNPASKIKIDF from the coding sequence ATGGCAATTAGACGATTAAATGGGACTAAATTTAATGAGCGCGAGCGCAATTCTCTCGCTACCGTTTCTACTTTACCTACCGTCAAAGCGATGGTGGACTGTTTTGACAGATATCTTAACCTAACTATCGCTGATGGTCATGCCAGTATAGATACCATCAAAACCTACCGCAATCGAGTTCATCAATTTCTTAGTTGGTGTAAGGAGCGAGAGCTATATCCTGCCCTAATTACACAGGAGAATATCAAAGAATACCGCAAACATTTAGTCGATAGCGAGAAAACATCTCCGACAATTCGTTTGTCTTTACTGGCTATCAAGCATTTTTATACTGCTTGTTTGGCAGAAAAACTGGTTAAGGACAATCCTGTTTTCGGGGTGAAAGCACCACGGGAGAAGCGGGAAATTGGTAGCACGATTAATTATTTGAGTTTGGAAGAGTTACAACGGTTAATTGACAACATTTTACCTACCTATAAAATTCGCGGAGATAAAACCAAGCAAGTACAGGTATTGCGCGATCGCATCCTACTGGCTTGTATGGCTCTTCAGGGATGTCGTAGCATTGAAATGTTTCGAGCTAATCTAGGAGATATTAGCGAATCGTACGGTCAGCATTATCTCAAGCTAGATGGTAAGAACAGTATCAGAACTGTTGTTTTACGCCCCGATCTGGCTCGAGAAATAGTTCAGTATCGACAAACACGCAAATTAGCCAAAGAAAAGCTATCTTTAGCATCTCCATTATTTATTTCTTTATCAAATCGTCGTTACGCTCAACGTTTATCTCGAAGCGGTATCGGTCATATAGTTGATGGTTATCTTGAAAAGTGTGGCTTAAAACACAGCGATTTAGAACGAAATCTTTCTCCCCACAGTTTACGCCATACGGCAGGTACATTGAGCTTGCAAAATGGTTCTTCTTTACGGGAGGTTCAAGATTTTTTAGGGCATAGTGACCCTAAAACTACTGCCATATATACCCATGTTCTTGAGAATTCAGAAAATAACCCAGCCTCGAAAATTAAGATTGATTTTTAA